In the bacterium genome, one interval contains:
- the rplR gene encoding 50S ribosomal protein L18, with protein MPKIKTKEDARLRRKMRLRRKISGNPDMPRLCVYRSLNHIYVQAIDDRSGKTLLSASSLEIKGKAGKTGNKEAAKLVGELMAEKCKQKGIDAVTFDRSGYLYHGRVKALAEAARAAGLKF; from the coding sequence ATGCCTAAGATTAAAACAAAAGAAGACGCCCGCCTCAGAAGAAAAATGAGATTGAGGAGAAAGATTTCGGGAAATCCCGATATGCCAAGATTGTGCGTATATCGCAGTCTGAATCATATTTATGTTCAGGCAATTGATGATAGAAGCGGCAAAACGTTGCTTTCTGCATCGAGTTTGGAGATCAAAGGAAAGGCCGGTAAGACCGGAAACAAGGAAGCAGCAAAACTGGTTGGAGAACTGATGGCTGAAAAATGCAAACAAAAAGGAATCGATGCAGTCACCTTTGATCGCAGCGGTTATTTGTATCACGGTCGCGTGAAAGCATTGGCGGAAGCGGCCCGTGCAGCAGGTTTGAAATTCTAA
- the rplF gene encoding 50S ribosomal protein L6: protein MSRIGNKVISVPLGVQVQIKDARVEVKGPKGLITVPMNSRITIEKGKEGIVCKRPSEEKSDRALHGTMRALVSNAVKGVTEGFKKDFEIVGIGYRVALEKKKLVFTVGYSHPVEIELPEDLQITFDEKNKNKFSLHGADKQKVGQYAAHIRNVRPPDPYKGKGIKYADERMKLKEGKKKA from the coding sequence ATGTCTCGAATTGGTAATAAGGTAATTTCAGTTCCTTTGGGAGTTCAGGTGCAAATCAAAGATGCCCGCGTGGAAGTCAAAGGACCTAAAGGGCTCATCACGGTTCCCATGAATTCACGGATCACAATTGAAAAAGGAAAAGAAGGCATCGTTTGCAAAAGGCCTTCTGAAGAGAAATCGGATCGTGCGCTGCACGGCACGATGCGCGCGCTGGTATCGAATGCAGTTAAAGGAGTAACAGAAGGATTCAAAAAGGACTTTGAGATCGTGGGCATCGGTTATCGCGTAGCTCTCGAAAAGAAAAAACTCGTGTTCACAGTTGGCTATTCGCATCCCGTTGAAATCGAATTACCGGAAGATCTTCAAATTACTTTCGATGAAAAGAATAAAAATAAGTTCTCGCTCCATGGCGCGGATAAACAGAAAGTGGGCCAGTACGCAGCGCATATTCGAAACGTGCGACCGCCCGATCCGTACAAAGGAAAAGGGATCAAATATGCGGATGAGCGTATGAAGCTGAAGGAAGGAAAGAAGAAAGCGTAA
- the rpsH gene encoding 30S ribosomal protein S8: MSVTDPIADYLIRIRNAISAGHEKVDIPSSRVKVEITKILKEEGFIANYKVQEDAVQGSIRIFLKYADGASVITGLKQVSRPGCRIYAVSEKVPKVMGGLGVAIVSTSKGIMTGHETHKQGVGGEVLCEIW, encoded by the coding sequence ATGAGCGTGACTGATCCAATTGCGGATTACTTGATTCGAATCCGCAATGCAATTTCTGCAGGACATGAAAAGGTGGATATTCCTTCCTCCAGAGTAAAAGTGGAAATAACGAAGATTCTAAAAGAAGAAGGATTCATTGCCAATTACAAAGTGCAGGAAGATGCAGTACAGGGAAGCATTCGAATATTCTTGAAGTACGCAGATGGTGCATCTGTCATCACCGGACTGAAACAGGTGAGCAGGCCTGGCTGCAGAATTTATGCCGTTAGCGAAAAAGTGCCAAAAGTGATGGGAGGCCTCGGCGTTGCTATCGTCTCTACATCCAAAGGAATCATGACCGGTCACGAAACGCACAAGCAGGGAGTCGGCGGCGAGGTCCTCTGCGAAATTTGGTAA
- a CDS encoding type Z 30S ribosomal protein S14, with product MARLALKVKSRREPKFSARKYHRCPLCGRPRAYLRKFDLCRICFRKLALQGEIPGVTKASW from the coding sequence ATGGCAAGACTTGCGTTAAAAGTGAAAAGCCGTAGAGAGCCAAAGTTTTCGGCACGCAAATATCACAGGTGCCCGCTGTGCGGGCGGCCCCGTGCTTATTTGCGCAAATTCGATCTGTGCAGAATCTGTTTCCGAAAACTGGCTCTACAGGGAGAAATTCCCGGCGTAACAAAAGCGAGCTGGTGA
- the rplE gene encoding 50S ribosomal protein L5, translating to MAKEVKEKKAKKEEKQEQVEVSGKGPVPRLKEKFKGEILALLLQREQYPNAMAVPRLRKIVVNMGVGEASRNIKVLDYAVDEIGRITGQKAVIRRARKAISSFKLREGMPIGASVTLRGDRMYEFLDRLVSIALPRVRDFKGLNPDAFDGRGNYTLGLKDQLIFPEIDYTKVDKMRGMNITFVTSARSDEEARTLLAHLGLPFRK from the coding sequence ATGGCTAAGGAAGTAAAAGAGAAGAAAGCAAAAAAAGAAGAGAAACAGGAACAGGTGGAAGTATCCGGAAAAGGTCCGGTTCCCCGGCTAAAAGAGAAATTCAAAGGCGAAATCCTGGCTCTGCTTTTGCAGCGGGAGCAGTACCCGAATGCCATGGCAGTGCCCCGGCTGCGGAAGATTGTTGTGAATATGGGAGTCGGTGAAGCTTCCAGGAATATTAAAGTGCTTGATTACGCGGTCGATGAGATCGGCAGAATCACGGGACAAAAAGCTGTGATCCGGCGGGCGCGGAAAGCGATTTCATCTTTTAAGCTTCGCGAAGGGATGCCGATCGGAGCTTCGGTAACTTTGCGCGGCGATCGTATGTATGAATTTCTTGATCGCCTCGTAAGCATTGCGCTTCCGCGTGTTCGCGATTTTAAGGGCTTGAATCCGGATGCCTTTGATGGTCGTGGGAATTACACTCTCGGCCTGAAAGATCAACTCATCTTTCCGGAAATCGACTATACAAAAGTCGATAAGATGAGAGGAATGAACATAACGTTTGTTACATCGGCAAGATCAGATGAGGAAGCCAGAACGTTGCTGGCACATTTGGGCCTGCCTTTCAGGAAGTAG
- the rplX gene encoding 50S ribosomal protein L24, with product MRIHVRKNDQVKVIAGKDRGKLGKVLRVQSEKGTAIVEGINFRKKHTKANPAKGVQAGITQQETPIRASNLMIVCPECGKQTRVKHRSLEDGSRQRICAKCGGTLEK from the coding sequence ATGAGAATTCATGTCAGGAAAAATGATCAGGTAAAAGTGATTGCCGGAAAGGACCGCGGCAAACTGGGAAAGGTCTTGCGGGTCCAGTCGGAGAAAGGTACGGCAATTGTGGAAGGAATTAATTTTCGCAAGAAACATACAAAAGCGAATCCGGCAAAGGGAGTTCAAGCGGGAATCACCCAGCAGGAGACCCCTATTCGCGCCTCGAATCTGATGATCGTGTGTCCGGAATGTGGAAAACAAACACGAGTGAAACATCGTTCTTTGGAGGACGGCAGCAGACAGCGCATTTGCGCGAAGTGCGGTGGCACTCTGGAAAAGTAA